In one window of Balaenoptera musculus isolate JJ_BM4_2016_0621 chromosome 10, mBalMus1.pri.v3, whole genome shotgun sequence DNA:
- the TUBA1B gene encoding tubulin alpha-1B chain — protein MRECISIHVGQAGVQIGNACWELYCLEHGIQPDGQMPSDKTIGGGDDSFNTFFSETGAGKHVPRAVFVDLEPTVIDEVRTGTYRQLFHPEQLITGKEDAANNYARGHYTIGKEIIDLVLDRIRKLADQCTGLQGFLVFHSFGGGTGSGFTSLLMERLSVDYGKKSKLEFSIYPAPQVSTAVVEPYNSILTTHTTLEHSDCAFMVDNEAIYDICRRNLDIERPTYTNLNRLISQIVSSITASLRFDGALNVDLTEFQTNLVPYPRIHFPLATYAPVISAEKAYHEQLSVAEITNACFEPANQMVKCDPRHGKYMACCLLYRGDVVPKDVNAAIATIKTKRSIQFVDWCPTGFKVGINYQPPTVVPGGDLAKVQRAVCMLSNTTAIAEAWARLDHKFDLMYAKRAFVHWYVGEGMEEGEFSEAREDMAALEKDYEEVGVDSVEGEGEEEGEEY, from the exons ATG CGTGAGTGCATCTCCATCCACGTTGGCCAGGCTGGTGTCCAGATCGGCAATGCCTGCTGGGAGCTCTACTGCCTGGAACACGGCATCCAGCCCGATGGCCAGATGCCAAGTGACAAGACTATTGGGGGAGGAGATGACTCCTTCAACACCTTCTTCAGTGAGACAGGCGCTGGCAAGCATGTGCCCAGGGCAGTGTTTGTAGACCTGGAACCCACGGTCATTG ATGAAGTTCGCACTGGCACCTACCGCCAGCTCTTCCACCCTGAGCAGCTCATCACAGGCAAGGAAGATGCTGCCAATAACTATGCCCGCGGTCACTACACCATTGGCAAGGAGATCATTGACCTCGTCTTGGACCGAATTCGGAAACTG GCTGACCAGTGCACAGGTCTTCAGGGCTTCTTGGTTTTCCACAGCTTTGGCGGGGGAACTGGTTCCGGGTTCACCTCCCTGCTGATGGAACGTCTCTCTGTCGATTATGGCAAGAAGTCCAAGCTGGAGTTCTCCATTTACCCAGCCCCTCAGGTTTCCACAGCTGTAGTTGAGCCTTACAACTCCATCCTCACTACCCACACCACCCTGGAGCACTCTGATTGTGCCTTCATGGTAGACAATGAGGCCATCTATGACATCTGTCGTAGAAACCTCGATATTGAGCGCCCAACCTACACGAATCTTAACCGCCTTATTAGCCAGATTGTGTCCTCCATCACCGCTTCCCTGCGATTTGATGGAGCCCTGAATGTTGATCTGACAGAATTCCAGACCAACCTGGTGCCCTATCCCCGCATCCACTTCCCTCTGGCCACATATGCCCCTGTTATCTCTGCTGAGAAAGCCTACCATGAACAGCTTTCTGTAGCAGAGATCACCAATGCTTGCTTTGAGCCAGCCAACCAGATGGTGAAATGCGACCCTCGCCATGGTAAATACATGGCTTGCTGCCTGTTGTACCGTGGTGACGTGGTTCCCAAAGATGTCAATGCTGCCATTGCCACCATCAAGACCAAGCGCAGCATCCAGTTTGTGGACTGGTGCCCCACTGGCTTCAAAGTTGGCATTAATTACCAGCCTCCCACTGTGGTACCTGGTGGAGACCTGGCCAAAGTACAGCGAGCTGTGTGCATGCTGAGCAACACCACAGCCATCGCTGAGGCCTGGGCTCGCCTGGACCACAAGTTTGACCTGATGTATGCCAAGCGTGCCTTTGTTCACTGGTACGTGGGTGAGGGCATGGAGGAAGGAGAGTTTTCTGAGGCCCGTGAGGACATGGCTGCCCTTGAGAAGGATTATGAGGAGGTTGGTGTGGATTCTgttgaaggagagggagaggaagaaggagaagagtaCTAA